In the genome of Leishmania braziliensis MHOM/BR/75/M2904 contig, possible fusion of chromosomes 20 and 34, one region contains:
- a CDS encoding putative adaptor gamma-1 chain codes for MSSMDSMRLQAAIRLIRQCKTTEEERSSVKIISAQLRKGFADAKPYIRVRYMLILLYIRMLGYPTEFAHMEVLKLLSQSDFSGIRIGYLSLQLLFNEDHELLTLVENRMLAHLSINGSCQSNSYEQLCLIGISLNASANIASEDMCRDLLDSILRLFQNSPQQLRSKAALAALRVVRKVPDQAGYILEHCTDLFDGNNESLMCVLTLVIECLQSDAGANMIGTFRKHAMGAVRVLKGLVLSSRITEEDVSGITDPFLQAKLLHFMRIIGAGSEVTSEALNDVLAQVITNTDATHNVGSAVLYECVRTINAIESDGGLRTLAVNTISRFLSSVKDNNLRFVGLQTLLTYSSKDFDAVVQHQAIILECLRDTDLSIRRRALDLTVTLITANNVRLLVPDLIAYMSLCSEEMKSDVARHICDVIDTHYPSEMWRVDYSIRFLKVAKQFAPLDFARRLLVVLLSQTKDVQTRAVEALWEEASCPFDGRHHARKAFLMVALWCIGEYVELLLDAVKGLTGADVATCLSSLTTNTTFTLIKQYGLTALMKVATKCPDAKPQAMATFASNMTSMDCELQQRACEYTSLLVDFPQEAVFSFSQMPAIAPKTEAVKPVEVVTLTEMQLLQETTNILDDLFNFDGASKPALPPPTRDSSSTMVALSSQAGSLFSACCDAPPVSQRAPSNANTFDDLFGNSNAVSVPAACESPPVADTSIKSEVASPKGSRGVTGVCAFNCSDFKVLLSGRMEGSIIFADLVVQSNLNEAVEQLSFSVATLRMCTVEVAPLPSTMMPYGVATQQLKVDNTQNTANPRTLTLRVRISYAVHGAPREQMFEVSQTL; via the coding sequence ATGTCGTCGATGGACTCGATGCGCCTGCAGGCGGCGATTCGCCTCATTCGGCAGTGCAAAAccaccgaggaggagcggtcGAGCGTAAAGATCATcagtgcgcagctgcggaaGGGCTTTGCGGATGCAAAACCATATATTCGAGTGCGGTACATGCTAATACTTCTCTATATTCGAATGCTTGGCTACCCCACGGAGTTCGCGCACATGGAAGTGCTGAAGCTGCTGTCGCAGAGCGATTTCTCCGGCATCCGCATTGGCTACCTttcgctgcagctcttgTTCAATGAGGATCACGAGTTGTTAACGCTTGTGGAGAACCGCATGCTTGCCCACCTCAGCATCAATGGATCTTGCCAGAGCAACTCCTACGAGCAGCTCTGCCTCATCGGTATCTCACTGAACGCGTCAGCCAACATTGCCAGTGAGGACATGTGCCGTGACCTTCTCGACTCCATCCTGCGCCTCTTCCAGAACagcccgcagcagctgcgcagcaagGCTGCCctggcagcgctgcgagTGGTGCGCAAAGTCCCGGATCAGGCGGGTTACATTCTGGAGCACTGCACGGATCTCTTTGATGGTAATAACGAGTCGCTCATGTGCGTACTGACACTCGTCATCGAGTGTTTGCAAAGTGATGCTGGAGCGAACATGATCGGCACGTTTCGGAAACACGCCATGGGCGCCGTGAGGGTGCTGAAGGGGCTCGTGCTCTCCTCTCGCATTACGGAGGAGGACGTCAGCGGCATCACGGACCCATTTTTGCAGGCGAAGCTGCTCCACTTCATGCGCATCATTGGGGCTGGCAGCGAAGTCACGTCGGAAGCCCTCAACGACGTTCTCGCGCAGGTGATCACTAACACGGACGCGACGCATAACGTGGGGAGTGCCGTGCTGTACGAATGCGTGCGCACGATCAACGCCATCGAGAGCGATGGAGGCCTTCGCACCCTCGCTGTGAACACGATCAGtcgcttcctctcctctgtcaAGGATAACAACCTGCGCTTTGTGGGGCTCCAGACGCTGCTCACCTACTCAAGCAAAGACTTCGATGCTGTGGTGCAGCATCAGGCTATCATTCTCGAATGCCTGCGCGATACTGACCTGTCGATCCGCCGCCGTGCGCTGGATCTGACAGTGACGCTCATCACCGCGAATAACGTGCGGCTTCTTGTGCCAGACCTTATTGCGTACATGTCTCTGTGCTCAGAAGAGATGAAGAGCGACGTGGCGCGGCACATTTGTGACGTGATTGATACGCACTACCCCAGTGAGATGTGGCGTGTTGACTACTCTATCCGCTTCCTCAAGGTGGCGAAGCAGTTTGCCCCACTGGACTTTGCCCGCCGTCTGCTTGTCGTTCTCTTGAGTCAAACAAAGGATGTGCAGACGCGTGCGGTGGAGGCACTGTGGGAGGAGGCCTCCTGCCCGTTTGACGGGCGGCACCATGCTCGCAAGGCATTTCTCATGGTTGCGCTGTGGTGCATTGGGGAGTATGTGGAGTTGCTGCTCGACGCCGTGAAGGGGCTAACGGGTGCCGACGTGGCGACGTGCCTTAGCAGTCTTACCACAAATACAACGTTCACTCTGATCAAGCAGTATGGTCTGACAGCGCTCATGAAAGTAGCGACCAAGTGCCCCGACGCCAAGCCACAGGCCATGGCCACGTTCGCAAGCAACATGACTAGCATGGActgcgagctgcagcagcgcgcatgCGAGTATACATCACTTCTTGTAGATTTCCCGCAGGAAGCAGTGTTTAGCTTTAGTCAAATGCCAGCCATTGCCCCCAAGACGGAGGCGGTGAAACCCGTCGAGGTTGTGACACTGACAGAgatgcagctcctccaggaGACGACCAACATACTCGACGACCTCTTCAACTTCGACGGGGCCAGCAAGCCCGCCctacccccacccaccaGAGACTCTTCAAGCACGATGGTCGCCTTGTCCTCACAGGCTGGCTCACTCTTTTCTGCTTGTTGTGACGCCCCGCCAGTGTCACAGCGCGCACCGAGCAATGCCAACACATTTGACGATCTTTTCGGCAACAGCAACGCGGTGTCTGTACCAGCGGCCTGTGAGTCGCCACCGGTAGCTGACACAAGCATTAAGTCTGAGGTAGCGTCTCCCAAGGGCTCAAGGGGCGTCACAGGGGTGTGCGCCTTCAACTGCTCTGACTTCAAGGTCCTTCTCTCAGGGCGGATGGAGGGTAGCATCATTTTTGCCGATCTCGTCGTTCAGTCGAACCTCAATGAGGCGGTGGAGCAACTGAGCTTTAGTGTGGCCACACTTCGGATGTGCACAGTAGAGGTTGCGCCGCTGCCCAGCACTATGATGCCGTACGGAGTAGCCACGCAACAGCTGAAAGTGGATAACACGCAGAACACGGCCAACCCACGCACGCTGACGCTGCGCGTAAGGATCTCGTATGCTGTGCACGGCGCCCCGCGAGAGCAGATGTTCGAGGTTTCCCAGACACTGTAG
- a CDS encoding nucleolar protein family a member-like protein has translation MSHEGQANATEEYDYDRELYRCPISWPITSDKPKMTKKVYSLIKKSVTANKKKGIVKGIKDVTKAIRKGQKGILVLGADASPYDVVSHFPVMAEEAKIPYVWVPSRQDLGTATQCKRATSVVLLKVNEVLKPSYDKIVLAIEDLNSEE, from the coding sequence ATGTCGCACGAGGGGCAGGCAAATGCGACGGAGGAATACGATTACGATCGAGAGCTCTACCGCTGCCCCATCTCATGGCCCATCACCTCCGACAAGCCCAAGATGACCAAGAAGGTGTACTCCCTCATCAAGAAGAGCGTCACGGCAAATAAAAAGAAGGGTATCGTGAAAGGCATAAAGGACGTCACCAAGGCGATTCGAAAAGGCCAGAAGGGGATCCTGGTGCTCGGCGCCGACGCGTCTCCCTACGATGTGGTCTCGCACTTCCCAGTCATGGCCGAGGAAGCGAAGATCCCTTACGTGTGGGTACCTTCGCGCCAGGACCTCGGCACGGCCACCCAGTGCAAGCGTGCCACCTccgtggtgctgctgaaggtCAACGAGGTGCTCAAGCCGAGCTATGACAAAATCGTGCTCGCTATCGAGGATCTCAACTCGGAGGAGTAG
- a CDS encoding putative geranylgeranyltransferase, whose product MGELPASSGPIVADLHLKFVHELDDNTQWKAQHLKMNGVYWGLSALVLLRRLDYKPDTVVNFVLSCYNSDGGFGGNTDMDSHLLPTMSAVQLLCIFDAVALIDVERTARWIASMQLPDGSFQGDEWGEVDTRFSYIALSCLRLLGRCNCIDVEAAVQYVLRCQNWDGGFGVSPGAESHAGQIFCCVGTLCIANALDRIDRNRVAAWLAMRQLPSGGLNGRPEKKADVCYSWWVVSSLSALGRIDWIDKEALFQYILSCQDTQDGGFSDKPGNQADVYHTFFALCGLSLLGYEGYNLDAINPVYALSYDALDRLKIAPEYGSQVGRRPPRS is encoded by the coding sequence ATGGGCGAGCTGCCTGCGTCATCCGGCCCCATTGTGGCGGACTTGCACCTAAAGTTTGTGCACGAGCTAGATGACAACACACAATGGAAAGCGCAGCATCTCAAGATGAACGGCGTCTACTGGGGACTCAGTGCACTTgtactgctgcgccgcttggACTATAAGCCAGACACCGTTGTCAATTTTGTACTCTCCTGCTACAACAGCGATGGCGGGTTTGGCGGCAATACAGACATGGATTCTCACCTGCTCCCTACCATGTCCGCCGTGCAGCTGTTGTGCATCTTTGACGCAGTCGCGCTCATTGATGTGGAGCGAACGGCACGCTGGATCGCGTCAATGCAGCTGCCGGACGGCTCTTTTCAAGGCGACGAGTGGGGCGAGGTGGACACTCGCTTCTCCTACATCGCCCTCAGCTGCCTTCGGCTCCTGGGGCGCTGCAACTGCATTGATGTCGAGGCGGCCGTCCAGTAcgtgctgcggtgccagAACTGGGACGGTGGTTTCGGCGTCTCGCCTGGGGCAGAGAGCCACGCGGGTCAGATCTTCTGCTGCGTGGGTACTCTCTGTATAGCAAATGCCCTCGATCGCATCGACAGGAATCGCGTGGCAGCATGGCTGGCGATGCGCCAGCTTCCCTCTGGCGGCCTCAACGGGCGGCcagagaagaaggcggacGTGTGCTACAGCTGGTGGGTTGTATCGTCCCTCTCCGCTCTTGGCCGCATTGACTGGATCGACAAGGAGGCGCTATTTCAGTACATCCTCAGTTGCCAGGACACGCAGGACGGTGGCTTCTCCGACAAACCGGGCAACCAAGCGGATGTGTATCACACCTTCTTTGCCCTTTGCGGGCTTAGCCTTCTGGGGTACGAGGGGTACAATCTGGATGCCATCAATCCTGTGTACGCGCTCTCCTACGATGCTTTGGATCGTCTGAAGATTGCACCGGAGTATGGCTCGCAGGTTGGACGGCGCCCGCCACGATCATGA
- a CDS encoding putative ubiquitin hydrolase, translated as MRSGYVGIYNQGSTCYLNSVIQALYHIPAFRRQIYNLPAVQEDSVALALRDVFAQLEVRNRNTTTTELTKAFGWSAQEAAVQHDVHELMQQLFDSLETTLKETPQRNMIRDMFGGLMVYRSRAVDGAEYLSDRLEDFYDVELVVQNKANIEESLREFSSGERIEGVCVELTPGADATPHTIERSQHFLDCPKVLLVHPNRVAFDMETYELVTLRNVWSFDFNLSLSNYVVGDASLKLDKESQEKWKTISHRTHLGASYSLRSILTHAGDATIGHYYVYVNFDGEWVRFNDEVVESATEEDVHKSAFGGQSIQSRYRLFDNERASLLIYVNDDVKEELLHETPPPSAIVEVGRCIEEERTRKEETRKMNYYVCDKSVVDVFDGVHGAPDKLQRQMSVRLSPGQDEMAAIITAAAKELQVTPAQIRIFYRDRHGLSPWSAVETSNSYDSYYYPPIFVDVAPPEAQDDVAPATAATAEPFIAFLRKIESQHDRDVPVTIVHSIPELQELVPHDSIVYESRGGPQYLSAITATNQLVCGANLLYTHQRSSMDTVRGYLQHRQLVCTKVYLYDDYTAEQTELFDLHIAESTPYSTLQMGLYKMMTESSKSLPTPPSHNYLGFFKGNDRCNYAFAMPMAPSLTIQWNTYNHTLRDVWGSVQHEHKIVMTVLPMPLEKIDLTVLVTLNGGYNNLPRVYIPRECGSITFHELLELMLEQLSTRLRASAVAGYKQQLAGKARLLRLLRVRRGELLDVVEQLDTLIDLESREDIVLDKLSPAIPGHELVNVLFCRRRSGEYYFGLPTNICVNSSLEEQGDVLLRRIIKKLRYPDEEEAMKKWILCVMNARSRKTRTASKKEVLGDLVKEVGGAPFVLVVDRPQCLRLDGIEEEGHRTESIVIKSTSKTDLSAN; from the coding sequence ATGCGCTCGGGGTACGTTGGCATCTACAACCAAGGTAGCACATGCTACCTCAACTCGGTTATACAGGCGCTGTACCACATTCCCGCCTTCCGCAGGCAAATCTATAACCTTCCAGCCGTACAAGAGGACTCGGTTGCTCTCGCGCTACGGGACGTGTTTGCACAGCTGGAGGTGCGCAACCGCaacacgacgacgacggagcTGACCAAGGCTTTTGGCTGGTCAgcgcaggaggcggcggtgcagcatgACGTTCATGAGctgatgcagcagctctttGACAGCCTCGAAACGACGCTGAAGGAGACACCACAACGGAATATGATTCGCGACATGTTCGGCGGCTTGATGGTCTACCGGTCCCGTGCGGTAGACGGCGCTGAATACCTCTCGGACCGCCTTGAGGACTTCTACGACGTGGAGCTGGTAGTGCAGAACAAGGCTAACATTGAAGAGTCACTGCGGGAGTTCTCATCGGGAGAGCGGAtcgagggtgtgtgtgtcgagcTGACGCCTGGCGCTGACGCAACGCCACACACGATTGAACGCAGCCAGCACTTCCTCGACTGCCCCAAGGTCCTCTTGGTACACCCAAACCGCGTGGCATTTGACATGGAAACATACGAGTTAGTCACACTGCGTAATGTGTGGAGCTTTGACTTTAACTTATCGTTGTCAAACTACGTTGTCGGTGATGCCTCACTGAAGCTCGACAAGGAAAGTCAAGAAAAGTGGAAGACAATTAGTCATCGCACCCACCTCGGCGCGAGCTACAGCCTACGCTCTATCCTCACACATGCCGGCGATGCCACCATCGGGCACTACTACGTGTATGTCAACTTCGATGGGGAGTGGGTGCGCTTTAACGACGAAGTGGTCGAGTCGGCAACAGAGGAGGATGTTCACAAGTCCGCGTTTGGCGGACAGTCGATTCAATCGCGCTACCGACTCTTCGACAACGAGCGCGCATCGCTGCTCATCTACGTGAACGACGATGTCaaagaggagctgctgcatgagacgccgccgccgagcgcgATCGTCGAGGTAGGCCGCTGCATTGAGGAAGAACGCACTaggaaggaggagacgcgCAAGATGAACTACTACGTATGCGACAAGTCCGTGGTGGACGTGTTCGACGGCGTGCACGGTGCGCCCGACAAGCTGCAGCGTCAGATGTCCGTGCGCCTGTCCCCTGGCCAAGATGAGATGGCCGCGATCatcactgcagcagcaaaggaACTGCAGGTAACGCCGGCGCAGATTCGCATCTTTTACCGCGACCGCCACGGCCTTTCCCCCTGGTCTGCTGTCGAGACGAGCAACTCATACGACTCGTACTATTACCCGCCCATATTTGTCGATGTCGCGCCGCCGGAGGCGCAGGACGATGTGGCGCCGGCcacggccgccaccgccgagcCGTTCATTGCGTTTCTCCGTAAGATCGAATCGCAGCACGACCGCGACGTCCCTGTCACAATCGTCCACTCCATCCCGGAGCTGCAAGAGCTGGTGCCGCACGACTCGATTGTGTACGAGAGCCGCGGCGGGCCACAGTACCTGAGCGCCATCACAGCGACGAACCAACTCGTGTGTGGTGCAAATTTACTGTACACCCATCAACGCTCGAGCATGGACACAGTGCGTGGGTACCTTCAGCATCGCCAGCTCGTCTGCACAAAGGTGTACTTGTACGACGACTACACTGCCGAGCAGACGGAGCTGTTTGATCTTCACATTGCTGAATCCACACCCTACAGTACTCTGCAGATGGGGCTCTACAAGATGATGACAGAGTCGAGCAAAAGCCTGCCTACCCCGCCCTCCCACAACTACCTCGGGTTCTTTAAAGGAAACGATAGATGCAACTACGCCTTCGCAATGCCGATGGCGCCGTCGCTTACGATTCAGTGGAACACGTACAATCATACCCTCCGAGATGTGTGGGGCAGTGTGCAGCACGAGCACAAAATTGTCATGACGGTTCTTCCGATGCCGCTCGAAAAGATCGACTTGACGGTGCTGGTCACGTTGAACGGAGGATACAACAACTTGCCGCGCGTGTACATTCCACGGGAGTGCGGCAGCATTACATTTCACGAGCTGCTCGAGTTGATGCTTGAGCAACTGAGCACCCGACTGCGCGCAAGCGCTGTTGCGGGATACAAGCAGCAGCTTGCCGGAAaggcacggctgctgcggctgctgcgagtCCGACGAGGCGAGTTGCTAGATGTtgtggagcagctggacACTCTGATTGATCTTGAGTCGCGCGAGGACATTGTTCTGGACAAGCTGTCTCCGGCGATCCCTGGGCATGAGCTCGTCAACGTGCtcttctgccgccgccgctcagGAGAGTACTACTTTGGTCTACCCACGAACATCTGCGTCAACTCCTCTCTCGAGGAACAGGGTGATGTGCTGCTTCGGCGCATCATCAAGAAACTCAGGTACccagatgaggaggaggcaatgAAGAAATGGATACTCTGCGTGATGAACGCCAGGTCGCGCAAGACGCGCACCGCCAGCAAGAAGGAAGTGCTGGGAGACCTCGTCAAGGAGGTTGGTGGCGCACCCTTTGTGCTCGTTGTCGATCGTCCGCAGTGCCTGCGCCTCGACGGTATTGAAGAGGAGGGACATCGAACGGAGTCTATCGTGATCAAGTCCACCTCCAAGACAGATCTTTCCGCGAATTAG